From the Lathyrus oleraceus cultivar Zhongwan6 chromosome 4, CAAS_Psat_ZW6_1.0, whole genome shotgun sequence genome, one window contains:
- the LOC127076829 gene encoding protein FANTASTIC FOUR 3, with amino-acid sequence MATIVCHGLPSSLDSHLVESRIHNLRLSSPKPLTNQPIDLPSKTCFLESNTKSNEDSWSSIQSLSKSNASQESTYVHPNVKLPWQKLSSKSLELCTENLGNETGADILESSIDFFSLTSSPCDKLDTKEQKKNSCKNLGGEKVRTKDFPPPLKSMRGLESLRVKPHRENGRLVIELTKVPSSVSCFQAERSNGRLRLSFWNGVDEEDEDDGEEEKEDNTNEVEECIIDNENEMNEVEECITDNKESNEVEECIIDKENEDRDIYEVQTPTQTRESRMEKENEDRDIYKVQTPTQTRESRMEKYERESRRRSCKEIGKHENNEMLINWGEPLWLALVTS; translated from the coding sequence ATGGCTACAATAGTTTGCCACGGTTTACCTTCAAGTCTAGATTCTCACCTTGTTGAATCAAGAATACATAATCTTCGTTTATCTTCTCCAAAACCACTCACAAATCAACCAATTGATTTACCTTCCAAGACATGTTTTTTGGAATCAAACACTAAATCCAATGAAGATAGTTGGAGTTCAATTCAATCACTTTCCAAATCCAATGCTTCTCAAGAATCCACCTATGTTCATCCCAATGTGAAACTTCCATGGCAGAAACTTAGCTCCAAGAGTTTAGAGCTTTGCACTGAGAATCTAGGAAATGAAACAGGTGCTGATATTTTAGAGAGCAGCATTGACTTTTTCTCTTTAACAAGTTCACCTTGTGATAAATTGGATACAAAAGAGCAAAAGAAAAATTCATGTAAAAATTTGGGAGGTGAGAAAGTGAGAACCAAGGATTTTCCACCACCTTTGAAGAGTATGAGAGGCTTAGAGTCTCTAAGAGTGAAACCACATAGAGAAAATGGAAGGTTAGTTATTGAGCTAACAAAAGTTCCATCAAGTGTTTCTTGCTTTCAAGCCGAGAGAAGTAACGGTCGTCTTCGTCTTTCTTTTTGGAATGGCGTGGACGAAGAGGACGAAGATGAcggagaagaagaaaaagaagataACACAAATGAAGTAGAAGAATGTATTATTGATAATGAGAACGAAATGAATGAAGTAGAAGAATGTATTACCGATAACAAGGAATCAAATGAAGTAGAAGAATGTATTATTGATAAAGAAAATGAGGATAGAGACATCTATGAAGTTCAGACTCCGACACAGACACGTGAATCGAGAATGGAAAAAGAAAATGAGGATAGAGACATCTATAAAGTTCAGACTCCGACACAGACACGTGAATCGAGAATGGAAAAATACGAGAGGGAAAGTAGGAGAAGAAGTTGCAAAGAAATTGGTAAACATGAAAACAATGAAATGTTGATAAATTGGGGTGAACCTCTTTGGCTTGCATTGGTGACTTCATGA